The following coding sequences lie in one Oryza brachyantha chromosome 10, ObraRS2, whole genome shotgun sequence genomic window:
- the LOC102707340 gene encoding serine carboxypeptidase-like 2: MATASSLGLLLLLLLGTTWAAAASARRNVVREVKGFEGRLPFHLETGYVEVDEQHGVELFYYFIQSERRPADDPLILWITGGPGCSALSGLLFEIGPLKFDVAGYTEGFPRLVYFQDSWTKVSNVIFLDAPVGTGFSYARHEQGYNVSLTQTGHHLLVFLTKWLADHPEFSSNPLYIGGDSYSGYTVPVTALQIANDGHLNLKGYLVGNAATDIKYDDGGKVPFMHGMGLISDEMYEAARKSCRGDYVSTPTNAECASALQAINSATFAINPVHILEPICGFALGMGRRAMAEERLRLGLPVECRDNGYRLSYLWADDPEVRATLGIHSGSIGGWSRCTALPQFRHDVESAIPYHEEMTQRGYRALVYNGDHDLDMTFVGTQAWIRTLGYPVVTAWRPWYSNRQVAGFTTVYAHNLTFATVKGAGHTAPEYRPKECLDMLDRWTTSPDGHL, from the exons ATGGCGACGGCATCGTCGCTGgggctgctgcttctgcttctgcttggAACaacgtgggcggcggcggcgagcgcgcggcggaACGTGGTGAGAGAGGTGAAGGGATTCGAGGGGAGGCTGCCCTTCCACCTGGAGACGGGATACGTAGAGGTGGATGAGCAGCATGGCGTAGAGCTCTTCTACTACTTCATCCAGTCGGAGCGCCGCCCCGCCGATGACCCCCTCATCCTCTGGATCACCGGCGGCCCCGGCTGCTCCGCCCTCTCCGGCCTCCTCTTCGAGATCG GCCCTCTGAAGTTTGATGTTGCTGGATACACGGAAGGGTTCCCACGATTGGTCTACTTCCAAGATTCCTGGACCAAG gtgagCAACGTGATATTTCTAGACGCGCCGGTGGGGACGGGCTTCTCCTACGCACGCCATGAGCAAGGCTACAACGTCAGCCTCACCCAGACGGGACACCacctcctcgtcttcctcaCCAAATGGCTCGCCGATCACCCCGAGTTCTCCTCCAACCCTCTCTACATCGGCGGCGACTCCTACTCCGGCTACACCGTCCCCGTCACCGCCCTCCAGATCGCCAACGACGGGCACCTCAACCTCAAGGGCTACCTGGTCGGCAACGCTGCCACGGACATCAAgtacgacgacggcggcaaggTGCCCTTCATGCACGGCATGGGCCTCATCTCCGACGAGATGTACGAGGCCGCGCGGAAAAGCTGCCGCGGCGACTACGTGTCCACGCCGACCAACGCCGAGTGCGCCAGCGCGCTGCAGGCGATCAACTCGGCCACCTTCGCCATCAACCCGGTGCACATCCTGGAGCCCATCTGTGGCTTCGCCTTGGGGATGGGGCGGCGCGCGATGGCTGAGGAGCGGCTGCGGCTGGGGCTCCCCGTGGAGTGCCGGGACAACGGGTACCGGCTGTCGTACCTGTGGGCCGACGACCCGGAGGTGCGGGCGACGCTGGGCATCCACTCCGGCTCCATCGGCGGGTGGAGCCGGTGCACGGCGCTGCCGCAGTTCCGGCACGACGTGGAGAGCGCCATACCCTACCACGAGGAGATGACGCAGCGCGGGTACAGGGCGCTGGTGTACAACGGCGACCACGACCTGGACATGACGTTCGTGGGGACGCAGGCGTGGATCCGGACGCTGGGCTACCCGGTGGTCACCGCCTGGCGGCCCTGGTACTCCAACCGCCAGGTGGCCGGCTTCACCACCGTCTACGCCCACAACCTCACCTTCGCCACCGTCAAGGGCGCCGGCCACACCGCTCCCGAGTACCGCCCCAAGGAGTGCCTCGACATGCTCGACAGATGGACCACCTCGCCGGACGGCCACCTCTGA